Proteins from a single region of Verrucosispora sp. NA02020:
- a CDS encoding [protein-PII] uridylyltransferase — protein sequence MTSSTGRTAVETDGGTTLPVDEVVGVPAGIGAAARRARADAYDAWLSRLLPDRPGVALLAVGGLGRRQCAPHGDLDLVLVHAGVPGVDELAASLWYPIWDAGLRLDHSVRTVAEALSVAQDDVKVALGLLDARLVAGDPELADTLVSSAVDHWRRTAVRQLAPLRESAATRWQAHGELAFLLEGDLKEAAGGLRDVGILKAIALAGITDALRPAVHAAHLRLLDTRDALHQQLGRRVDRLLAQERAGVAALLGLRQAPVESETHPTPADATDAAPVSDRRAQAEEGDGDALLRRVAGDARTVSHALDDAFRAADRLRSGRRRGADGRPARRPVARDVVEHDGELVLARTAIGARPDASLSLRVAAAAAVTGLPIARATCEWLAAYCPPLPTPWPAEARAALTTLLGAGAGLLPAWETCDRYGLIDGWLPEWTRLRSLPQHNPVHRFTLDRHLVQTAHEASRHTRDVDRPDLLLLGAFLHDIGKGLPGEGAAGRTGRHEPAGTPADHSTVGAPIAEAMATRIGLPEAEAALIATLVRLHLVLPEVATRRDLADPVTISRVAEAVGDVATLDLLYALVRADAAATGPGAWSDWKGRLVAELVARVRTTLHTGTVPQPPAPDPALVAGPLPVVHLTGDRVAVAAADRRGLLATVAGCLALHRLEVLAADASTVDGRALVECRVQPRYGLAPDPVALTADLRRAVGGDVSVTQRLRGRAGRGTGAEPRVVWHRDAATDAVLLELRAADAAGLLYRVTTALDAAGAQVRAARIATLGGDVVDVFYLVGSWPSDAERDRLEAAVLAAV from the coding sequence ATGACCTCGTCGACCGGGAGGACAGCCGTGGAGACCGACGGCGGAACGACACTCCCGGTCGACGAGGTCGTCGGCGTACCGGCCGGGATCGGCGCCGCCGCGCGCCGGGCCCGGGCCGACGCGTACGACGCCTGGCTGTCCCGGCTGCTGCCGGACCGACCGGGTGTCGCGCTGCTCGCGGTCGGGGGACTGGGCCGGCGGCAGTGCGCCCCGCACGGCGACCTCGACCTGGTGCTGGTGCACGCTGGGGTGCCCGGCGTCGACGAACTGGCCGCCTCGCTCTGGTACCCGATCTGGGACGCCGGGCTGCGGCTGGACCACTCGGTTCGCACCGTGGCCGAGGCGCTGTCGGTCGCCCAGGACGACGTGAAGGTGGCCCTCGGCCTGCTCGACGCCCGCCTCGTCGCCGGTGACCCGGAACTCGCCGACACGCTGGTCAGCAGCGCCGTCGACCACTGGCGGCGTACCGCCGTACGCCAACTGGCGCCGTTGCGGGAGAGCGCGGCGACCCGCTGGCAGGCCCACGGCGAGCTGGCGTTCCTGCTCGAAGGCGACCTCAAGGAGGCGGCCGGCGGCCTGCGTGACGTCGGCATCCTCAAGGCCATCGCGCTCGCCGGGATCACCGACGCCCTGCGGCCCGCCGTACACGCCGCCCACCTGCGCCTGCTGGACACCCGCGACGCGCTGCACCAGCAGCTCGGCCGGCGGGTCGACCGGCTGCTCGCCCAGGAACGGGCCGGCGTGGCCGCACTGCTGGGGCTCCGGCAGGCCCCGGTCGAGAGCGAGACACACCCGACTCCTGCCGACGCCACCGACGCCGCTCCGGTCTCGGACCGACGCGCGCAGGCCGAGGAGGGCGACGGTGACGCCCTGCTGCGCCGGGTGGCCGGCGACGCGCGCACCGTCAGCCACGCTCTCGACGACGCGTTCCGCGCCGCCGACCGGCTGCGTTCCGGCCGCCGCCGGGGTGCCGACGGCCGCCCGGCACGCCGGCCGGTCGCCCGGGACGTGGTCGAGCACGACGGGGAACTGGTGCTGGCCCGCACCGCCATCGGCGCCCGCCCCGACGCCAGCCTCTCACTGCGGGTGGCCGCCGCCGCAGCGGTCACCGGGCTGCCGATCGCGCGGGCCACCTGCGAGTGGCTGGCCGCGTACTGCCCGCCGTTGCCGACGCCCTGGCCGGCCGAGGCACGGGCGGCGCTGACCACGCTGCTGGGTGCGGGCGCGGGCCTGCTCCCGGCCTGGGAGACCTGCGACCGGTACGGGCTGATCGACGGCTGGCTGCCGGAGTGGACCCGGCTGCGCAGCCTGCCCCAGCACAACCCGGTGCACCGGTTCACCCTGGATCGGCATCTGGTGCAGACCGCGCACGAGGCCAGCCGGCACACCCGCGACGTGGACCGACCGGACCTGCTGCTGCTCGGCGCGTTCCTGCACGACATCGGCAAGGGCCTGCCAGGCGAAGGTGCCGCCGGGCGGACCGGCAGGCACGAGCCCGCCGGCACCCCCGCAGATCATTCGACCGTGGGCGCGCCGATCGCCGAGGCGATGGCCACCCGGATCGGACTGCCCGAGGCCGAGGCGGCGCTGATCGCCACGCTGGTCCGGTTGCACCTGGTGCTGCCCGAGGTGGCCACCCGGCGGGACCTCGCCGACCCGGTCACCATCTCCCGGGTGGCCGAGGCGGTCGGCGACGTGGCCACCCTCGACCTGCTGTACGCGCTGGTCCGCGCGGACGCCGCCGCCACCGGACCGGGCGCGTGGTCGGACTGGAAGGGGCGACTGGTCGCCGAGTTGGTGGCCCGGGTCCGGACGACGCTCCACACCGGCACCGTGCCGCAGCCACCGGCACCCGATCCGGCGCTGGTGGCGGGGCCGCTGCCGGTCGTACACCTGACCGGGGACCGGGTGGCGGTGGCCGCGGCGGACCGGCGGGGACTGCTCGCGACGGTGGCCGGGTGCCTGGCGCTGCACCGGCTGGAGGTGCTCGCCGCCGACGCGTCGACGGTGGACGGCAGGGCGCTGGTGGAGTGCCGGGTGCAGCCACGGTACGGGTTGGCGCCGGATCCGGTCGCGCTCACCGCAGACCTGCGCCGGGCGGTCGGTGGTGACGTGTCGGTGACGCAGCGCCTGCGCGGCCGGGCCGGACGGGGCACCGGGGCCGAGCCCCGGGTGGTCTGGCACCGCGACGCGGCCACCGACGCGGTGCTGCTGGAGTTGCGCGCCGCCGACGCGGCGGGCCTGCTCTATCGGGTGACCACCGCGTTGGACGCGGCCGGCGCGCAGGTGCGGGCCGCCCGGATCGCCACCCTCGGTGGGGACGTGGTGGACGTGTTCTATCTGGTCGGCTCGTGGCCCTCGGACGCCGAGCGCGACCGCCTCGAAGCCGCCGTGCTCGCCGCGGTGTAA
- a CDS encoding amidohydrolase family protein produces the protein MALHVRGVLLPDDEVRDLWLVGDRVTFDPVPGAETVVDGGFVLPGLVDAHCHIGIARGGTPIASLDHARALARTDRDAGVLAIRDAGSPFPYPELEDEPDLPRLARAGRHVAPPRRYLRDIGMEVDAAEVTAAVATQAAAGNGWVKLVGDWIDRGVGDLAPAWDAETMAAAVAAAHAAGVRAAVHTFSESAVEIMVRAGVDSVEHGTGLSLDLIDLMARQGTALIPTMINIRTFGGIADQARPKFPGYADHMIALRDRFPQVVRAAYEAGVPIYVGTDAGGGIDHGLAVEEMLLLHEQAGMSRTDVLAAASWGARAWLGFPGLVEGGLADLSVYAEDPRRDLNALRTPTRLVLRGAVLR, from the coding sequence ATGGCTCTGCACGTGCGTGGTGTGCTCCTGCCCGACGACGAGGTGCGCGACCTGTGGCTGGTCGGCGACCGGGTCACCTTCGACCCGGTGCCCGGCGCCGAGACGGTGGTCGACGGCGGCTTCGTGCTGCCGGGGCTGGTCGACGCGCACTGCCACATCGGCATCGCCCGGGGCGGTACGCCGATCGCCTCGCTCGACCACGCCCGCGCGTTGGCCCGTACCGACCGGGACGCCGGTGTCCTCGCGATCCGGGACGCCGGTTCGCCCTTCCCGTACCCGGAGCTGGAGGACGAGCCCGACCTGCCGAGACTGGCCCGCGCCGGCCGGCACGTCGCGCCGCCCAGGCGGTACCTGCGGGACATCGGGATGGAGGTCGACGCGGCCGAGGTGACCGCCGCCGTGGCGACGCAGGCCGCCGCCGGGAACGGCTGGGTCAAGCTGGTCGGCGACTGGATCGACCGGGGCGTCGGCGACCTGGCGCCGGCCTGGGACGCGGAGACGATGGCCGCCGCGGTGGCCGCCGCGCACGCCGCCGGGGTACGCGCCGCCGTGCACACCTTCAGCGAGTCGGCCGTGGAGATCATGGTGCGGGCCGGGGTGGACTCGGTGGAGCACGGCACCGGGCTGAGCCTCGACCTGATCGACCTGATGGCCCGGCAGGGCACCGCGCTGATCCCCACCATGATCAACATCCGCACCTTCGGCGGCATCGCCGACCAGGCCCGACCCAAGTTCCCCGGGTACGCCGACCACATGATCGCCCTGCGCGACCGCTTTCCGCAGGTGGTGCGCGCCGCGTACGAGGCGGGGGTGCCGATCTACGTGGGCACCGACGCGGGCGGTGGCATCGACCACGGCCTCGCCGTCGAGGAGATGCTGCTGCTGCACGAGCAGGCCGGCATGTCCCGGACGGACGTGCTCGCCGCCGCCTCCTGGGGCGCCCGTGCCTGGTTGGGCTTCCCCGGCCTCGTCGAGGGCGGCCTCGCCGACCTCTCCGTCTATGCCGAGGACCCCCGCCGAGACCTGAACGCCCTGCGCACCCCCACCCGCCTCGTCCTCCGCGGCGCCGTCCTCCGCTGA
- a CDS encoding NB-ARC domain-containing protein encodes MSEPGSRSCMLWGLAGSGKTTLALAWASSRIDNYPDGQFFVDMRAYSGTPPVESRDAVRTFLATLGITRSDLPDNEDEWGNVFRSATAGRRCLVIVDNVGSYDQVRDLVPGYGSGLVVTSRRAVPEMSVRHEAKVLKLPLLTTDEGVELLAERVGFVRVERGDSSARRIVELLEGHPLALAIVSAKLAIHSSWTVRDAMLGIESDRNPLRFLDGAGLGIEVGKVISWSVEDLDAPARRVLYVASMLPSTDCSLSMLSLILDLPRRDCDRLLQSLCLASLVDEIGVGRYRMHDIIKAYLTETRARVMSDEEQQAYARRIRVVHLALSHAADRAIDPNRHPSPLDRETADLADAARFDVTEALAWFEALTPSLTFLVEEATAEGDFAFVTRFARAVNTFLYWRQDVTRTLALQEAAVAASVAGDPAMEALSRRALGRALADVGRLEAAKAELRASMALDAAQRDDSGVASAQHAMAELTLRSGEYAEALRWGLRAARESRRTAKPVREARGLYDAARALTELGHHYWARDLGVRSLSICEDAQNAYGRALALRLLGDVGLRTGDLAQACTWLERAWRVEDSLGNVRSVRTILAQLESAYADLGDESAGDEVRRALARLERHPDLTRSTLTVGTVAP; translated from the coding sequence ATGAGCGAACCCGGATCACGGTCCTGCATGCTCTGGGGACTGGCCGGCTCGGGAAAGACGACCCTGGCCCTGGCCTGGGCGAGTTCGCGCATCGACAACTACCCCGACGGTCAGTTCTTCGTCGACATGCGGGCGTACTCCGGCACGCCACCGGTCGAGTCCCGGGACGCGGTGCGCACGTTCCTGGCCACGCTCGGGATCACCCGAAGCGACCTGCCGGACAACGAGGACGAGTGGGGCAACGTGTTCCGGTCCGCCACCGCCGGTCGGCGGTGCCTCGTCATCGTCGACAACGTGGGCTCCTACGACCAGGTGCGTGACCTCGTGCCCGGGTACGGGTCGGGGCTGGTGGTCACCAGCCGCCGCGCCGTCCCGGAGATGAGCGTCCGGCACGAGGCCAAGGTGCTCAAGCTCCCGCTGCTGACCACGGACGAGGGCGTCGAACTCCTCGCCGAACGGGTCGGGTTCGTCCGGGTCGAACGGGGCGACAGCAGCGCCCGACGCATCGTCGAACTCCTGGAGGGACACCCGTTGGCGCTCGCCATCGTCTCGGCCAAGCTCGCCATCCACAGCAGCTGGACGGTACGCGACGCGATGCTGGGCATCGAGTCGGACCGCAACCCGCTGCGCTTCCTCGACGGGGCCGGGCTGGGCATCGAGGTGGGAAAGGTGATCTCCTGGTCGGTCGAGGACCTGGACGCACCGGCCAGGCGCGTGCTCTACGTCGCCTCGATGCTGCCGAGCACCGACTGCTCGCTCTCGATGCTCTCGCTGATCCTGGACCTGCCCCGGCGCGACTGCGACCGTCTGCTCCAGTCCCTCTGCCTGGCCTCCCTGGTCGACGAGATCGGGGTGGGGCGGTACCGCATGCACGACATCATCAAGGCGTACCTGACCGAGACGCGCGCCCGGGTGATGAGCGACGAGGAGCAGCAGGCGTACGCCCGCCGGATCCGCGTCGTCCACCTGGCGCTCAGCCACGCCGCCGACCGGGCCATCGACCCCAACCGGCATCCGTCGCCGCTGGACCGGGAGACGGCCGACCTCGCCGACGCCGCCCGCTTCGACGTGACCGAGGCCCTCGCCTGGTTCGAGGCGCTGACACCGTCGTTGACCTTCCTCGTCGAGGAGGCGACGGCCGAGGGGGACTTCGCGTTCGTCACCCGGTTCGCCCGGGCGGTGAACACGTTCCTGTACTGGCGGCAGGACGTGACCCGGACGCTCGCCCTCCAGGAGGCGGCGGTCGCCGCGTCGGTCGCCGGGGACCCGGCGATGGAGGCGTTGTCCCGCCGGGCGCTCGGCCGGGCCCTCGCCGACGTCGGACGGTTGGAGGCCGCGAAGGCGGAGCTGCGCGCCTCGATGGCACTGGACGCCGCGCAGCGTGACGACAGCGGGGTGGCCTCCGCCCAGCACGCCATGGCCGAGCTCACGCTGCGCTCCGGCGAGTACGCCGAGGCGCTGCGGTGGGGCCTGCGGGCGGCCCGCGAGTCGCGCCGGACGGCCAAGCCGGTACGCGAGGCGCGTGGCCTGTACGACGCCGCCCGCGCCCTCACCGAGCTGGGTCACCACTACTGGGCGCGCGACCTCGGGGTACGCAGCCTGTCGATCTGCGAGGACGCCCAGAACGCCTACGGTCGGGCCCTGGCCCTGCGCCTGCTCGGGGACGTGGGTCTGCGCACCGGTGACCTGGCACAGGCGTGCACCTGGCTGGAACGGGCGTGGCGGGTGGAGGACTCACTCGGCAACGTCCGGTCGGTGCGGACGATCCTGGCGCAGTTGGAGAGCGCCTACGCCGACCTGGGTGACGAGAGCGCCGGCGACGAGGTCCGACGGGCCCTGGCACGCCTGGAACGCCATCCCGACCTGACCCGGTCGACGCTCACGGTCGGGACGGTCGCGCCGTGA
- the ffh gene encoding signal recognition particle protein yields MFDTLSDRLSGIFTKLRGKGRLTDADIDATAREIRLAMLEADVALPVVKGFIANIKERARGAEVSQALNPAQQIIKIVNEELVAVLGGEGRRLQFAKQPPTVIMLAGLQGSGKTTLAGKLARWLRTQGHQPLLVAADLQRPNAVGQLQVLGGRAGVEVYAPEPGNGVGDPVQVAKASIEHARRSARDVVIVDTAGRLGIDAEMMQQAANIRDAVEPDEVIFVIDAMVGQDAVRTAEAFRDGVGITGVVLSKLDGDARGGAALSVREVTGQPILFASTGEKLEDFDVFHPDRMASRILGMGDVLTLIEQAEAAFDTDQKEKMTAKLMGGEQFTLEDFLDQLIAVRRMGPIANVLAMMPGMGQVKDQLAELDDKHFDRITAIIRSMTPAERTNPKIINGSRRARIANGSGVTVMDVNQLLNRFTDAQKMMKQMGGMMGLPGGGRRKATKSPKNKRKGTKGGNRPRTGAGMPGGFPGGMPQLPPGMNPDDLAGGQGLPPGFKLPKIDFNKLGKRDKP; encoded by the coding sequence GTGTTTGACACCTTGAGTGACCGCCTCTCCGGGATCTTCACCAAGCTCCGGGGCAAGGGACGCCTCACCGACGCCGACATCGACGCCACCGCACGCGAGATCCGTCTCGCGATGCTGGAGGCCGACGTCGCCCTGCCGGTGGTCAAGGGCTTCATCGCGAACATCAAGGAGCGGGCCCGGGGGGCGGAGGTCTCCCAGGCGCTCAACCCGGCGCAGCAGATCATCAAGATCGTCAACGAGGAACTGGTCGCGGTCCTCGGTGGTGAGGGGCGTCGGCTCCAGTTCGCCAAGCAGCCGCCGACGGTGATCATGCTCGCCGGCCTCCAGGGCTCCGGTAAGACCACCCTCGCCGGCAAGCTGGCCCGCTGGCTGCGGACCCAGGGGCACCAGCCGCTGCTGGTCGCCGCCGACCTCCAGCGCCCCAACGCCGTCGGGCAGCTCCAGGTGCTCGGTGGCCGGGCCGGTGTCGAGGTGTACGCCCCGGAGCCCGGCAACGGCGTCGGTGACCCGGTGCAGGTGGCGAAGGCCTCCATCGAGCACGCCCGGCGGTCGGCGCGGGACGTGGTGATCGTCGACACCGCCGGTCGGCTCGGTATCGACGCGGAGATGATGCAGCAGGCCGCGAACATCCGGGACGCGGTCGAGCCGGACGAGGTCATCTTCGTCATCGACGCGATGGTCGGTCAGGACGCGGTGCGGACCGCCGAGGCGTTCCGCGACGGCGTCGGCATCACCGGCGTGGTGCTGTCCAAGCTCGACGGCGACGCGCGCGGCGGTGCCGCGCTGTCGGTCCGCGAGGTGACCGGGCAGCCGATCCTCTTCGCCTCCACCGGCGAGAAGCTGGAGGACTTCGACGTCTTCCACCCCGACCGGATGGCCAGCCGGATCCTCGGCATGGGCGACGTCCTCACTCTGATCGAGCAGGCCGAGGCGGCCTTCGACACCGATCAGAAGGAGAAGATGACCGCCAAGCTGATGGGCGGTGAGCAGTTCACCCTGGAGGACTTCCTCGACCAGCTCATCGCGGTACGCCGGATGGGGCCGATCGCCAACGTGCTGGCCATGATGCCGGGCATGGGGCAGGTCAAGGACCAGCTCGCCGAGCTGGACGACAAGCACTTCGACCGGATCACCGCGATCATCCGCTCGATGACCCCGGCCGAGCGCACCAACCCGAAGATCATCAACGGCTCCCGGCGGGCCCGGATCGCCAACGGTTCCGGCGTCACCGTGATGGACGTCAACCAGCTGCTCAACCGCTTCACCGACGCGCAGAAGATGATGAAGCAGATGGGCGGCATGATGGGCCTGCCCGGCGGCGGCCGACGCAAGGCGACCAAGAGCCCGAAGAACAAGCGCAAGGGCACCAAGGGCGGCAACCGGCCGCGCACCGGCGCCGGGATGCCGGGTGGCTTCCCGGGCGGCATGCCGCAGCTCCCGCCGGGGATGAACCCGGACGACCTGGCCGGCGGCCAGGGCCTGCCGCCGGGCTTCAAGCTGCCGAAGATCGACTTCAACAAGCTGGGTAAGCGGGACAAGCCGTAG
- a CDS encoding ammonium transporter produces the protein MPGGREYNPRGGSVPELDSGATAWILTSAALVLLMTPGLALFYGGMTRSKSVLNMMMMSFGAIGLVSLLWVFYGYSIAFGDDIGGITGDLSYVGLRGMLESGTEGGIPDLLFAGFQLMFAVITVALISGAIADRAKFGPWLLFAGLWATLVYFPVAHWVWGGGWIGELGVLDFAGGTAVHINAGAAALALALVLGRRVGWPKDKFKPHNLPMVLLGAALLWFGWFGFNAGSAGAADGAAAVSLINTQVATAAAVLGWIVVEWLRDGKPTTLGAASGAIAGLVGITPACAFLEPLGAIALGLIAGAVCALAVGLKYKLKYDDSLDVVAVHMVGGIIGSLLIGFLAIEVLAGEGNDGLLYGGGIKLLGLQTIGVVAVLAYSFVVAYIIGFAIEKTIGFRLSAEAEVEGIDNAEHAESAYEFSSTSGGGGGAFAAAGIAPSAKPKSEPTEAVSEKVAG, from the coding sequence ATGCCGGGAGGGAGGGAATACAACCCGAGAGGAGGCAGCGTGCCGGAGCTAGATTCTGGTGCCACCGCCTGGATTTTGACTTCTGCCGCGCTGGTGTTGCTCATGACGCCCGGCTTGGCGCTGTTCTACGGCGGCATGACGCGATCCAAGTCCGTGCTCAACATGATGATGATGAGCTTCGGAGCGATCGGCCTGGTCAGCCTGTTGTGGGTGTTCTACGGATACAGCATCGCATTCGGCGATGACATTGGCGGGATCACCGGAGATCTCTCCTACGTCGGCCTTCGCGGAATGCTGGAGAGCGGCACCGAGGGCGGCATTCCCGACCTCCTGTTCGCCGGTTTCCAGTTGATGTTCGCGGTGATCACCGTCGCGCTGATCAGCGGCGCGATCGCCGACCGGGCCAAGTTCGGCCCGTGGCTGCTCTTCGCCGGCCTCTGGGCGACCCTGGTCTACTTCCCGGTCGCGCACTGGGTGTGGGGCGGCGGCTGGATCGGCGAGCTGGGCGTACTCGACTTCGCCGGTGGCACCGCGGTGCACATCAACGCCGGTGCGGCGGCCCTGGCCCTGGCACTCGTGCTCGGCAGGCGGGTCGGCTGGCCCAAGGACAAGTTCAAGCCGCACAACCTGCCGATGGTGCTGCTCGGTGCGGCGCTGCTCTGGTTCGGCTGGTTCGGCTTCAACGCCGGCTCGGCGGGTGCGGCCGACGGCGCCGCCGCCGTCTCGCTGATCAACACGCAGGTCGCCACCGCTGCCGCGGTGCTCGGCTGGATCGTGGTGGAGTGGCTCCGCGACGGCAAGCCGACCACGCTCGGCGCGGCTTCCGGTGCGATCGCCGGCCTGGTCGGCATCACCCCCGCCTGCGCGTTCCTGGAGCCGCTGGGCGCGATCGCCCTCGGCCTCATCGCCGGTGCGGTCTGCGCGCTCGCCGTGGGTCTGAAGTACAAGCTCAAGTACGACGACTCGCTCGACGTGGTGGCCGTGCACATGGTCGGCGGCATCATCGGCTCGCTGCTCATCGGCTTCCTGGCCATCGAGGTGCTGGCCGGCGAGGGCAACGACGGTCTGCTCTACGGCGGCGGCATCAAGCTGCTCGGCCTGCAGACGATCGGTGTGGTCGCGGTGCTGGCGTACTCGTTCGTGGTCGCGTACATCATCGGCTTCGCGATCGAGAAGACCATCGGCTTCCGGCTCAGCGCGGAGGCCGAGGTCGAGGGCATCGACAACGCCGAGCACGCGGAGAGCGCGTACGAGTTCAGCTCCACCAGTGGCGGTGGCGGCGGGGCATTCGCCGCTGCGGGTATCGCTCCGTCGGCCAAGCCGAAGAGTGAGCCCACCGAAGCGGTAAGCGAAAAGGTCGCCGGCTAA
- a CDS encoding P-II family nitrogen regulator, whose amino-acid sequence MKLVTAVIKPHQLDAVKEALHTLGVAGLTVSEVQGYGRQKGHTEVYRGAEYTVEFLPKIRVEVLTDEIDVDKIVDAVVGAARTGKIGDGKVWVTGVEEVVRVRTGERGLDAL is encoded by the coding sequence ATGAAGCTGGTGACCGCGGTCATCAAGCCGCACCAGTTGGACGCCGTCAAGGAAGCCCTGCACACGCTGGGCGTGGCCGGGCTGACCGTGAGCGAGGTCCAGGGCTACGGACGGCAGAAGGGCCACACCGAGGTCTACCGGGGTGCCGAGTACACGGTCGAGTTCCTGCCCAAGATCCGGGTCGAGGTGCTCACCGACGAGATCGACGTCGACAAGATCGTCGACGCGGTGGTCGGTGCCGCCCGGACGGGCAAGATCGGTGACGGCAAGGTCTGGGTGACCGGAGTCGAGGAGGTCGTCCGGGTCCGCACCGGTGAGCGCGGCCTCGACGCCCTGTAG
- a CDS encoding aminoglycoside phosphotransferase family protein: MTRDDRAYAGWRDPSHPSQRLGRPYVTSQEIPLHGGNVSTVVRVGDTVRRNAGPWTPAVHALLRHLEYVGFTGAPRALGMDERNREVLSYLEGECGEYPLAPHWVTDEALVTVATMLRMFHDAQYGFAPPPQAVWRSFGPPPPDTEVICHHDAAPHNVIWRPDGTLGLIDFDLASPGARIYDVAYAAWTWVPIFSDRDSITLGWKHPDRPRRLRLFADAYGLIPRDRHRLIRTIRKRIVDHVEGIRRMAAAGEPAFVRIVHKGHLRRPMRDLRLLDYERHALEYALR; the protein is encoded by the coding sequence GTGACCAGAGACGATCGCGCGTACGCGGGCTGGCGCGACCCGAGCCACCCGTCGCAGCGCCTCGGGAGACCGTACGTGACTTCGCAGGAGATCCCGCTGCACGGCGGGAACGTGAGCACCGTGGTACGGGTGGGCGACACGGTCCGGCGCAACGCCGGACCGTGGACACCGGCTGTGCACGCCCTGCTGCGTCACCTGGAGTACGTCGGGTTCACCGGCGCGCCCCGCGCCCTCGGCATGGACGAGCGCAACCGTGAGGTGCTGTCGTACCTGGAGGGGGAGTGCGGGGAGTATCCGTTGGCCCCGCACTGGGTCACCGACGAGGCACTGGTCACCGTCGCCACCATGCTGCGGATGTTCCACGACGCGCAGTACGGTTTCGCCCCGCCTCCGCAGGCGGTGTGGCGCTCGTTCGGCCCGCCCCCGCCGGACACCGAGGTCATCTGCCACCACGACGCCGCGCCGCACAACGTGATCTGGCGGCCGGACGGCACCCTCGGGCTGATCGACTTCGACCTCGCCTCGCCCGGCGCGCGGATCTACGACGTGGCGTACGCGGCCTGGACCTGGGTGCCGATCTTCTCCGACCGGGACTCGATCACGCTCGGCTGGAAGCACCCGGACCGCCCGCGCCGGCTGCGGTTGTTCGCCGACGCGTACGGGTTGATCCCGCGTGACCGGCACCGGCTGATCCGGACCATCCGCAAGCGGATCGTGGACCACGTGGAGGGCATCCGCCGGATGGCCGCCGCCGGGGAACCGGCCTTCGTGCGGATCGTGCACAAGGGGCACCTGCGCCGGCCGATGCGGGACCTGCGCCTGCTCGACTACGAACGGCACGCCCTCGAGTACGCCCTGCGCTGA
- the proS gene encoding proline--tRNA ligase → MARVLTPRAEDFPRWYQDLIAKAKLADNGPVRGTMVIRPAGYAIWERMQAEMDDRIKAAGAENAYFPLFIPESYLKREAEHVEGFSPELAVVTHGGGKQLAEPVVVRPTSETVIGEFMAKWIDSYRDLPLLLNQWANVVRWELRPRVFLRTSEFLWQEGHTAHATRADARAYARKILHEAYEDLMVNVLGIPVVVGLKTARERFAGATATYTCEGMMGDGKALQLGTSHELGQNFAKAFDISYSSAEGGREHAWTTSWGTSTRMLGGLIMCHGDDNGLRVPPRLAPVQAYVMVVKDGDGVGAAAAKLRDALRDAGVRVTLDDRTDTPFGRRAVDAELRGYPVRVEVGPRDLAAGNAVVVRRTDGSKAPTAVADVVGAVLAALDADQQALHDQALAFRQSRTVDVATLDEALEAAGTGWARVPWSAVGVEGEAKANGQGVTVRCLVRADGSVPDTEDEPDLLAILARAY, encoded by the coding sequence ATGGCGCGTGTGCTGACTCCCCGGGCGGAGGACTTTCCCCGCTGGTACCAGGACCTCATCGCAAAGGCGAAGCTGGCCGACAACGGGCCGGTGCGGGGGACCATGGTGATCCGACCGGCCGGCTATGCCATCTGGGAGCGGATGCAGGCCGAGATGGACGACCGGATCAAGGCGGCCGGGGCGGAGAACGCGTACTTCCCGCTGTTCATCCCGGAGAGCTACCTCAAGCGTGAGGCCGAGCACGTCGAGGGCTTCTCGCCGGAGCTGGCGGTGGTCACCCACGGTGGTGGCAAGCAGTTGGCCGAGCCGGTCGTGGTCCGGCCCACCAGCGAGACGGTCATCGGCGAGTTCATGGCCAAGTGGATCGACTCGTACCGGGACCTGCCGCTGCTGCTCAACCAGTGGGCCAACGTGGTCCGGTGGGAGTTGCGGCCCCGGGTCTTCCTGCGGACCAGCGAGTTCCTCTGGCAGGAGGGGCACACCGCGCACGCCACCCGCGCCGACGCCCGCGCGTACGCCCGCAAGATTCTGCACGAGGCGTACGAGGACCTGATGGTGAACGTGCTCGGCATCCCGGTGGTGGTCGGGCTCAAGACGGCCCGTGAGCGATTCGCCGGGGCGACCGCCACGTACACCTGCGAAGGCATGATGGGCGACGGCAAGGCGCTCCAGCTCGGCACCAGCCACGAGCTCGGGCAGAACTTCGCCAAGGCGTTCGACATCAGCTACTCCTCCGCCGAGGGCGGCCGGGAACACGCCTGGACCACCTCCTGGGGCACCTCCACCCGGATGCTCGGCGGTCTGATCATGTGCCACGGCGACGACAACGGGCTGCGGGTGCCGCCGAGGCTGGCGCCGGTCCAGGCGTACGTGATGGTGGTCAAGGACGGCGACGGCGTGGGTGCGGCGGCGGCCAAGCTCCGCGACGCCCTGCGTGACGCCGGTGTCCGGGTGACGCTCGACGACCGGACCGACACCCCGTTCGGCCGCCGGGCCGTCGACGCCGAGCTGCGTGGCTATCCGGTACGCGTCGAGGTCGGTCCCCGCGACCTGGCCGCCGGGAACGCGGTCGTGGTGCGGCGCACCGACGGGTCGAAGGCACCCACGGCGGTGGCCGACGTGGTCGGTGCCGTGCTCGCCGCTCTGGATGCCGACCAGCAGGCCCTGCACGACCAGGCGCTGGCCTTCCGCCAGTCGCGCACGGTCGACGTGGCGACGCTGGACGAGGCACTGGAGGCGGCGGGCACCGGTTGGGCCCGGGTGCCGTGGTCGGCGGTCGGTGTGGAGGGCGAGGCGAAGGCCAACGGGCAGGGCGTGACGGTCCGCTGTCTGGTCCGTGCCGACGGGTCGGTGCCGGACACCGAGGACGAGCCCGACCTGCTCGCCATCCTGGCCCGCGCGTACTGA